The Cuculus canorus isolate bCucCan1 chromosome 16, bCucCan1.pri, whole genome shotgun sequence genome includes a region encoding these proteins:
- the NKAIN4 gene encoding sodium/potassium-transporting ATPase subunit beta-1-interacting protein 4 isoform X4: MELAALERQVFDFLGYQWAPILANFLHIIIVILGLFGTIQYRPRYIVVYAIWTAIWVTWNIFIICFYLEVGGLSKDSELLTFNISRHQSWWSENGPGCVRKEASMSGIKGLDSHSYISVIGCALEYRYIEVMHSSFQILIALVGFVYACYVVSVFTEEEDSFDFIGGFDPFPLYHVNEKPTNLLFKQTYLPA; the protein is encoded by the exons ctTGCTGCATTAGAGAGGCAAGTGTTTGATTTCCTGGGATACCAGTGGGCCCCCATCCTAGCCAACTTCCTTCACATCATCATTGTTATCCTTGGCCTCTTTGGCACTATTCAATACAGACCTCGCTACATAGTGGTG TATGCCATCTGGACTGCAATTTGGGTCACCTGGAACATCTTCATCATCTGCTTTTACTTAGAAGTGGGAGGGCTCTCAAAG GACAGTGAACTCCTGACATTTAACATCTCCCGGCACCAGTCATGGTGGAGTGAAAATGGTCCTGGTTGTGTAAGGAAGGAAGCTTCAATGTCTGGCATCAAAGGGCTGGACAGTCATTCCTACATCTCTGTGATAGGCTGTGCCCTGGAGTATCGGTACATAGAGGTCATGCACAGCTCCTTCCAGATCCTGATCGCA ctggtgGGCTTTGTCTACGCCTGTTACGTTGTTAGTGTTTTTACAGAAGAAGAAGACAGCT ttgatttcATTGGTGGATTTGATCCATTTCCTCTCTACCATGTCAatgaaaaacccacaaaccttTTGTTCAAGCAGACATACCT GCCTGCGTAA
- the NKAIN4 gene encoding sodium/potassium-transporting ATPase subunit beta-1-interacting protein 4 isoform X2: MQGMLAALERQVFDFLGYQWAPILANFLHIIIVILGLFGTIQYRPRYIVVYAIWTAIWVTWNIFIICFYLEVGGLSKDSELLTFNISRHQSWWSENGPGCVRKEASMSGIKGLDSHSYISVIGCALEYRYIEVMHSSFQILIALVGFVYACYVVSVFTEEEDSFDFIGGFDPFPLYHVNEKPTNLLFKQTYLPA; encoded by the exons ctTGCTGCATTAGAGAGGCAAGTGTTTGATTTCCTGGGATACCAGTGGGCCCCCATCCTAGCCAACTTCCTTCACATCATCATTGTTATCCTTGGCCTCTTTGGCACTATTCAATACAGACCTCGCTACATAGTGGTG TATGCCATCTGGACTGCAATTTGGGTCACCTGGAACATCTTCATCATCTGCTTTTACTTAGAAGTGGGAGGGCTCTCAAAG GACAGTGAACTCCTGACATTTAACATCTCCCGGCACCAGTCATGGTGGAGTGAAAATGGTCCTGGTTGTGTAAGGAAGGAAGCTTCAATGTCTGGCATCAAAGGGCTGGACAGTCATTCCTACATCTCTGTGATAGGCTGTGCCCTGGAGTATCGGTACATAGAGGTCATGCACAGCTCCTTCCAGATCCTGATCGCA ctggtgGGCTTTGTCTACGCCTGTTACGTTGTTAGTGTTTTTACAGAAGAAGAAGACAGCT ttgatttcATTGGTGGATTTGATCCATTTCCTCTCTACCATGTCAatgaaaaacccacaaaccttTTGTTCAAGCAGACATACCT GCCTGCGTAA
- the NKAIN4 gene encoding sodium/potassium-transporting ATPase subunit beta-1-interacting protein 4 isoform X5, which yields MGCCTGRCTLIFLCTLQLLAALERQVFDFLGYQWAPILANFLHIIIVILGLFGTIQYRPRYIVVYAIWTAIWVTWNIFIICFYLEVGGLSKDSELLTFNISRHQSWWSENGPGCVRKEASMSGIKGLDSHSYISVIGCALEYRYIEVMHSSFQILIALVGFVYACYVVSVFTEEEDSCLRK from the exons ctTGCTGCATTAGAGAGGCAAGTGTTTGATTTCCTGGGATACCAGTGGGCCCCCATCCTAGCCAACTTCCTTCACATCATCATTGTTATCCTTGGCCTCTTTGGCACTATTCAATACAGACCTCGCTACATAGTGGTG TATGCCATCTGGACTGCAATTTGGGTCACCTGGAACATCTTCATCATCTGCTTTTACTTAGAAGTGGGAGGGCTCTCAAAG GACAGTGAACTCCTGACATTTAACATCTCCCGGCACCAGTCATGGTGGAGTGAAAATGGTCCTGGTTGTGTAAGGAAGGAAGCTTCAATGTCTGGCATCAAAGGGCTGGACAGTCATTCCTACATCTCTGTGATAGGCTGTGCCCTGGAGTATCGGTACATAGAGGTCATGCACAGCTCCTTCCAGATCCTGATCGCA ctggtgGGCTTTGTCTACGCCTGTTACGTTGTTAGTGTTTTTACAGAAGAAGAAGACAGCT GCCTGCGTAAATGA
- the BIRC7 gene encoding baculoviral IAP repeat-containing protein 7 produces the protein MGDATPAGEAELRAAHCELFESSMRSEAGRLMTFQQWPDNSPVSPQDLAKAGFFFVGPRDIVQCFCCGGVLQDWEPGNCPTAMHLEFFPSCKFICGEDVGNQELPPLRQIFDTVDGQFLSLLQGIDSEEPALPNEPEYPEMIREEMRLSTFQNWPRYTDMHPEQLARAGFFYTGQGDVVRCFHCDGRIRNWLLGDDPWREHAKWYPECEFLLRSKGREFVNHVQESFANTPLSPRHSWYRTEQDSSASRDIAQRETETSSSREEMESLQQKESEESQVSTEEQLRRLREERICKVCMDRDVSVVFVPCGHLVACEECASNLRSCPICRAVIRGCVRTFMS, from the exons AGGCTGAGCTCAGAGCAGCTCACTGTGAGCTGTTTGAATCCAGCATGAGGTCTGAAGCAGGAAGACTGATGACTTTTCAGCAATGGCCAGACAACTCACCCGTGTCTCCTCAAGATTTGGCCAAGGCTGGCTTTTTCTTTGTGGGTCCAAGAGATATCGTGCAGTGTTTCTGCTGTGGTGGCGTCCTGCAGGACTGGGAACCTGGTAACTGCCCAACAGCAATGCACCTGGAGttctttccttcctgtaaaTTCATTTGTGGTGAGGATGTTGGGAACCAAGAGCTGCCTCCTCTTCGGCAAATCTTTGACACTGTGGATGGGCAGTTCCTCAGCCTCTTGCAGGGGATAGACAGTgaggagccagccctgcccaACGAACCAGAATACCCAGAGATGATAAGAGAGGAGATGAGGCTATCTACATTTCAGAACTGGCCGCGATATACTGACATGCACCCTGAACAACTGGCTAGAGCAGGATTCTTTTACACAG gacaAGGTGATGTAGTGAGGTGCTTTCACTGTGATGGAAGAATAAGGAACTGGCTGCTTGGAGATGATCCTTGGAGGGAACATGCCAAATGGTATCCCGA ATGTGAATTTTTGTTGCGGTCGAAAGGGAGAGAATTTGTTAATCATGTTCAGGAGTCCTTTGCCAATACTCCACTAAGTCCA AGGCATTCCTGGTATCGGACCGAACAAGATTCCTCTGCTTCCCGAG ATATTGctcagagagagacagaaacatcGAGttcaagagaagaaatggaatCTCTGCAACAGAAGGAATCAG AAGAATCTCAGGTGAGCACAGAAGAACAACTCCGACGCCTGCGAGAGGAAAGGATCTGCAAAGTGTGCATGGACAGAGATGTGTCTGTTGTGTTTGTTCCTTGTGGCCACCTGGTAGCTTGTGAAGAGTGTGCTTCCAATTTGAGATCGTGTCCTATCTGCAGAGCAGTCATCCGGGGATGCGTGAGGACTTTCATGTCCTAA
- the NKAIN4 gene encoding sodium/potassium-transporting ATPase subunit beta-1-interacting protein 4 isoform X3 gives MCCLLAALERQVFDFLGYQWAPILANFLHIIIVILGLFGTIQYRPRYIVVYAIWTAIWVTWNIFIICFYLEVGGLSKDSELLTFNISRHQSWWSENGPGCVRKEASMSGIKGLDSHSYISVIGCALEYRYIEVMHSSFQILIALVGFVYACYVVSVFTEEEDSFDFIGGFDPFPLYHVNEKPTNLLFKQTYLPA, from the exons ctTGCTGCATTAGAGAGGCAAGTGTTTGATTTCCTGGGATACCAGTGGGCCCCCATCCTAGCCAACTTCCTTCACATCATCATTGTTATCCTTGGCCTCTTTGGCACTATTCAATACAGACCTCGCTACATAGTGGTG TATGCCATCTGGACTGCAATTTGGGTCACCTGGAACATCTTCATCATCTGCTTTTACTTAGAAGTGGGAGGGCTCTCAAAG GACAGTGAACTCCTGACATTTAACATCTCCCGGCACCAGTCATGGTGGAGTGAAAATGGTCCTGGTTGTGTAAGGAAGGAAGCTTCAATGTCTGGCATCAAAGGGCTGGACAGTCATTCCTACATCTCTGTGATAGGCTGTGCCCTGGAGTATCGGTACATAGAGGTCATGCACAGCTCCTTCCAGATCCTGATCGCA ctggtgGGCTTTGTCTACGCCTGTTACGTTGTTAGTGTTTTTACAGAAGAAGAAGACAGCT ttgatttcATTGGTGGATTTGATCCATTTCCTCTCTACCATGTCAatgaaaaacccacaaaccttTTGTTCAAGCAGACATACCT GCCTGCGTAA
- the NKAIN4 gene encoding sodium/potassium-transporting ATPase subunit beta-1-interacting protein 4 isoform X1, whose protein sequence is MGCCTGRCTLIFLCTLQLLAALERQVFDFLGYQWAPILANFLHIIIVILGLFGTIQYRPRYIVVYAIWTAIWVTWNIFIICFYLEVGGLSKDSELLTFNISRHQSWWSENGPGCVRKEASMSGIKGLDSHSYISVIGCALEYRYIEVMHSSFQILIALVGFVYACYVVSVFTEEEDSFDFIGGFDPFPLYHVNEKPTNLLFKQTYLPA, encoded by the exons ctTGCTGCATTAGAGAGGCAAGTGTTTGATTTCCTGGGATACCAGTGGGCCCCCATCCTAGCCAACTTCCTTCACATCATCATTGTTATCCTTGGCCTCTTTGGCACTATTCAATACAGACCTCGCTACATAGTGGTG TATGCCATCTGGACTGCAATTTGGGTCACCTGGAACATCTTCATCATCTGCTTTTACTTAGAAGTGGGAGGGCTCTCAAAG GACAGTGAACTCCTGACATTTAACATCTCCCGGCACCAGTCATGGTGGAGTGAAAATGGTCCTGGTTGTGTAAGGAAGGAAGCTTCAATGTCTGGCATCAAAGGGCTGGACAGTCATTCCTACATCTCTGTGATAGGCTGTGCCCTGGAGTATCGGTACATAGAGGTCATGCACAGCTCCTTCCAGATCCTGATCGCA ctggtgGGCTTTGTCTACGCCTGTTACGTTGTTAGTGTTTTTACAGAAGAAGAAGACAGCT ttgatttcATTGGTGGATTTGATCCATTTCCTCTCTACCATGTCAatgaaaaacccacaaaccttTTGTTCAAGCAGACATACCT GCCTGCGTAA